Genomic window (Phacochoerus africanus isolate WHEZ1 chromosome 1, ROS_Pafr_v1, whole genome shotgun sequence):
TGTAATAAGCTGAGCCACTTTTGCTTGACACTGTAATCAATGTCTAAAATTGGTGCTTGGAGTCTAATAAGGTGTTggcttcagatttaaaaaaaagactttctataAGCccaaacaataaaattacaaaagttaAACACATATGTTTATTTCGGGATAAATATTGGAAAGTAAttgttaagaaaaatagaaaggacGTATTACTATGTCccttattttggaatattttggaAAGAGGACTCCATTCATTTAAGGCTTTGACAGTGTAACTGTTTTATTGATTCATAACACACAGGCAGAATTGTACTTGTCATGAACTGTGTGAACTAATTTGAAGTGTGGTCCAAAGGGATGTTGCCTCATTAAAGGTCAGATTCAATAAAAACTCCATCTGCTACATGTGTACCAGAAAAGCACAGGAGTTGgatggattttcttttattaaatcagGCCTTATACTTGTTaaatagttttgcatttttataaaattatagtcATGTATATAACTTTTCAATACCACCACAAAAGTGCTTGGTGTAGGAATGTTCTCCTTTAAACTGAGATTAGTGTGTAAGTTTTTAGATGGCTATGATAACATATAAGTTCAAAGCTATGGATTTTATATATTTGCAGCTTTCCAGTTAGTTGTGACACATAATTTAATGTtttgcatttggaaaataaaattaagtggcATTTAGAAATTGAAATCTTTATTACTATGAAGCTGTGTTGTGGTTTCCTACCCTCCCTtaccttcctccccctcccactcccttatTCCTGTTGCCCCACTCCCTCTTAATGCACAAGGTGTTAACATATGCTCCAGGCTACTTTCTTGGTTTAAAATTCTGTATTAGTCAGCAGAATAATCTTTTTCTGCACAATTTTAGTAACTTAGTTCAAGTATAGTTTTATATAGTGGTAGGTCTGAATCCATTTTCTTTAACTGTGTTGTTGTTGTAGGAATTTGCTCGCCCTGATACATCGAATGATAGAGTTTGTTGTACGTGAAGGGCCAATGTTCGAAGCTATGATTATGAACAGAGAGATCAACAATCCTATGTTCAggtatgcattttttaaaattgtgagatTTACATATAACATGCAGTTTACCATTTTTACGTGTAGCGTTCCGTGGCATTGAGTACATTTATGTTGCTGTCAGCTGTCAAAACTTTTCTCATCTTCCATAACTGAAACTTGACCccttaaacaataactccccattcccttTGTCCCTCAGTCTCTGGCAAATACCAttctacttttctctctctttgaatttgattactctaggtacctcatctaagtggaatcataccCTATTTGTACTTtgagactggcttattttacttagcgtaatgtcttcaaggtttatccttggtgtagcatgtgtcagagtttccttactttttaaggctgaataatattccatcacatgtacataccacattttgtttatcctcaggtgtgcattttaaaaaacgCTTTAAACTTGTTTCTTGAAATTAAGAATATTCcaagaataaaatttgaaaaacaatgagGTTTTTGTAATGGAGTGAGAAGGCACTTTTAGTAATTAGGCTAGAATTTGTGCTTGGATCAGTTTTCCAATGGTTTCAATGATTTAGTTAATTAAGTAGCATTATTTTTAGCATTCTCTAGGAGAAaatactcttcattttatttttcagtggaaTCTGCTTTCATAAGCAGATTATGGTAAGATAAATGAGGTTTATAGGAAAGTGCTCATCTTCTGAATAGCAGTGATATCTaacatttatttacaattttaaatcatttgaaaaccactgattttGAGATTATATCTTGAGAAAACCTCTCCATTGCCAGACTCAGTATCTGACACATAAGTGTTTGATAAAACTGACTGTAAGACTCAGCAGGGTGTGTGTATATCTTCTGAGTATTAATGTCAGTTACAAAGGTGGTCTGGGGTTGGGATGAGGATTTCTCTTAAGGGATATTTGCCTTTGATTTTATTTAGAActaaataagcaaatatttctcatttgtttatatttacttGAAGGCAGTTCTCCATTAAAGAAtatgatgtttaattttttgtttttagattcttaTTTGAAAACCAGACACCAGCCCATGTTTACTATAGGTGGAAGCTTTATTCTATTCTGCAGGTAAGTATAAACAATTACTTTGTTAATTTTGACTCTGAGGTATTAGAACTTTGTAATAACATTGTGGATGCTTATTAGGGAGATTCTCCAACTAAGTGGCGGACGGAAGATTTTCGTATGTTCAAAAATGGATCATTTTGGAGGCCACCACCATTAAATCCATACCTGCATGGGATGTCAGAAGAGCAGGAAACAGAAGCTTTTGTGGAGGAGCCTAGTAAAAAGGGAGCACTTAAGGAAGAgtaaggttttttcctttctgttataTATTCAGAAAAGTTGTGTTAATGGTCATTTTAAATAATGGTCTTACTAAGATAATGTTAACTCTAAAATGGTTTCTAAAATTTGTGAATGTTTAAAATAGTAACATCACTTGACATAACACATTGTAATTTTACACATTTTGATAAGTATAAGTATGTGTCCTACTGAACTTGACTTCTTTCTGCTGGTAAAAATTAATGGTGATCTCTTAAGTGATGGTCCTTTAGCAGTGGAATTCTTTATATTCTTACAGAAATTCTCAGGGCCCTTAGAATTCTTGCCTCTgtaacataaagagaaaaaattatcatATGGCTTAGTGAAGTCAGATGGGTGACTGCAAAGCTTCATCATGGAGTGTAATATGTGGCCACTCTGGAAGTGTATTATTATTAAGTGCTCAGTCAGCATTGTTATAATGCAGTTAGCCTGGTTTAAGAAGCAGAAGCAGATTTAACGTTCAGAGGAAGTTCTGCGTACCTGATGGGAAAAAAGGCTAAAGTGATTTTTAGTTTACAGGATTATATACTTCACTGTATAGTCCATAAATCTTAATACTAGTTGCATTGATGCATTGTTTGTGAGAATATTTGCTAATAGATAACTATACTGAGAGTGTATTTGCTTCTGAAGCTGTATGTTCATCATTACTTTTGCCCAGGGATCTGCTTACTCAGTCCGTAGAGTAAATCTGGCTGCCTCTtgttttcataaataaagtttttcttGGACACAACTATACCCACTCCTTTACATGTATGGTTGCTTTAGTGTTAAAGCAGCAAAGTTGAGGAACTGACAGACTCTATGGCCTTCATAGCCTAAAATATTTCTCTCTGGGCCTTTCTTTATAGGAAAAGTTTGTCAATCCTTGATTTGTAGCTTGTCCTCATCCTATGCATAGGATATACTTTAACAGACTTTCTTGAAAGGAGAGTGAAAAatatgaagggtttttttttttttttctttcccttgctgTCCAGTGTAATAGGATAGTAGGACTGGGAAACTCTCAAAGACTCTTGAAAAAATacctataattttaaatttacttaatttGTAAACTGTGAAAGtcactgaaataatttattagttCCTGAAAAAATATCCTTCCCCATAtaagttttccaaaaaaattgTAACTTTTGGAATATGTAACACAAATCAGACTTAACACAATTTAGTTTTCAGAATTTTATCTGAGtgtgttttaaagaaattagTTTGTCAGTAGGAACTATAATGGCGTTTAAAGTTtgtatctataaatatttataagttaaaaaatttGTATTCAGACAGAGGGACAAATTAGAAGAAATTCTGCGGGGGTTAACGCCAAGGAAAAATGATATTGGAGATGCAATGGTTTTCTGTCTTAATAATGCTGAAGCTGCTGAAGAAATAGTAGATTGCATTACTGAGTCATTGTCCATCTTAAAGACACCCCTTCCCAAAAAGGTATGGGAATGATTTCTCTTTGTGGAACTTCTAAGTAAAAGATAATAGTTGATTTCTTTTGGGATTGAAATtggtttctgttttaaatgaaagACTTAActgaagaaatcttttttttttttttttgtccttttgctatttcttgggctgctcccgcggcatatggaggttcccaggctaggggtctaattggagctgtagtctccagcctacgccagagccacagcaacgtgggatccgagccgcgtctgcaacctacaccacagctcacagcaatgccagatcgttaacccgctgagcaaggccagggatcgaacccgcaacctcatggttcctagtcggattcgttaaccactgtgccacgacgggaactcccgacgaGAAATCTTTCCCgtgcagttttattttccttctgcttgGGGAGGTTGGTTGATACACAAGTTACCAACAGGTTGAAATATAAATGAAGGTTTTATCCCTATCAAAGTCATGGTGTAGTGATACCGAATTTCTTATAGCTTGTCTAATTagttatgatttttaaatcataGGTAAACATCAGCCTTAAGATCTTGATTCAAAAAATTTgaataagggatttttttttaaagatatattttctgttggtttttatttttaatctgttttgtgTTACCTTTTGGCTTTCTAGATTGCCAGATTATATTTGGTTTCTGATGTGTTATACAACTCTTCAGCCAAAGTTGCCAATGCTTCCTATTATAGAAAATTGTAAGTATAGTGGTGTAAGCTGatattcctaaaataaaatatctaagggTAAGGAGCTCAAAAAAGAGGATAGTTTTTGATAATTAATACCCTCAATAATAAGAAATTTGAATTTCTACATAGTTgtagaattttcaaaaaaattggaTTGTGTTGAACTAAACTGTATTCATCTCTTGATAAACTTGATAATAGAACAAATAGGAAGAGTAAAAATATGACTGTATTTCTATTGCATATTTAGCCACTTGTATAATAAATAAGCTGAAACAGTGGAAGTAATGGCAAATATAAATAACTCTTCCTCAGTTCCCCTGAGTTCCTTTTTGGTGTTAGGGAAGCCTTTCTTTAGAAACTGACTCTGAAGAGAAATTTAGATATATTGGTCCTAATCTTAATTATGCTTAATTTTGTGGACTAGGTGGACTACTATCCTGGCTGTGAAGTTTGTTGTTGATCAAGGGAACTAGTTCTTAAAACTCTTTAGGAGATTTTGtagaagaaaatttcagaataataGGTGTTAAAGTTatagttttaaagtttaaacaCCTAGTTCTTGAATTACTTgattatttatgaaatttaaaaagtctaGAAGTGGTTTTCGTTGGCTAGCATGCTGAAGTGGATAGggattttaaagcaaattctattgtaaaagatatattatttgaatttcagttttgAAACAAAGTTATGTCAGATATTTTCAGACCTCAATGCTACCTATCGTACAATTCAAGGCCATTTACAGTCTGAAAACTTCAAGGTACGTTTattgtttgattatttttgtcCTGCTGTTTTAAATGAGACATGGAGGCAAGGAAGCACATTGGAGGGCTAGAAGAGTATTAAGCCAAGTGTAAGACATAACTTACATGTTCGAAAAATTGTTGTAAAATTTACTGCCGttttggagatcccattgtggctcagtaggttaaggaccctatGTTGTCTTtgcgaagatgtgggttcaatctctggcctcagtgggttaaggatccagtgttgtcgaaAGCTGTggtgattcaactcctggcccaggaacctccatgtgccgcaggtgcggctatttaaaaaaaaaaaaaaaaaatttactaccattttactttcagtatcaaaaaaatctgaaattttaaaatatatctagttAGATTATTGAGTGTCTGTTttagttttaagaattttatttaaagtctTCTCTTCACAGAAAACATTCAGAAGTTTACCTGTTTTGTAGTGGTACATCTAATTTGGCCCAATTAGGAATATACATTTTAGTTATTCATGTTTAGAAGGTATATTcagtcattaattttttaataaagctgCTCTTAATCTGTAGACCAATGTTAAGCCAAAAGAAAATACTTGTAGTTGAAAAAAATAGGTATACTTTCTTGAAAAGAAGATGGATTAAGGAAATTTTAAGCTTGAGAACATGCCCAATGATCCCACCATTTAGGGGGATCAAACAAGcaacttcattaaaaaatttttgacctTAAATTTTGATCATAAAACAGCTTATAGAAAAGTTGAAGGATGGGATAGAGAATAAAGCTAAAATCAGGAAGTACTTCATCAGACCTTAAAGGAATTCAGATCAAAACTTGGCTACCTTGATATCCAACTTTCTTAAGTTTCTTAGCTAGTATTTCCTAGAATGTGACCTCATGTGTACCACCAGTGGTATGGGACCTTGATCTTTGATGACCAAGAGCAAACagttactgtttgttttttatttgttcttagtTTCTGTCCCCTTTTAATTGGGAAgtaatactgatttttaaaaaagatattgtaaatatttttcctctaaattttaaaaagaatattggtTTAAAGGAAAATACAGCAACTTGTGATGGTACTTGATCATGAGCTAAGTTTGGTATgtgttgccctaaaaaataattgtctttttcCTATTAGCAACGGGTAATGACCTGCTTTAGAGCGTGGGAAGATTGGGCAATTTATCCAGAACCATTTCTGATcaaactacaaaatattttcttaggactTGTAAATATtattgaagaaaaggaaacagaggtAGGCACTCAGTGTATTTGTCTGATtaccttaaaatttatttctggggATGCTGTGGAGGTGTGATGTATTACAGATATGAATAACATTTCCTTGTGAAAAATACCTATTTACCATTAAACAGTGGATTTGTtcctggaattgctggatcccaGGAGCTGAAATGATTTGTAACAAGGCTTCTCTGTTTTGTGTCCTTATGTAAAacttgatgacttttttttaaatttgatgacaTGGAAAGATTTATTGCATATTAGTAGAAAAATGAGTAATAGAGCAATGTATGTagcatggtttcatttttttaaactaaggatAGCTATGTAagtaaatatgtaaagaaaatgcACCACAGTGATAGCAGATTCTGTTTAtcaccattctgtttttttttttttttttttttacctcctcaATAGGTCTTAAAGCCTTTATCTTCATTTCTACCATCCTAACCCAGCTATCTCTTGTCACTTTCACTCTACAAGTTACTTCTTAGTGGCTTCCCTGCTCTGACCACATGGTGTTTGTATCAGTTTTTTAACTATGTTTCCTCTTAGCATAGACCTTTGTAcccattctttcctctttctggaacACCTCCTCTTTACCTGAAACCCTTCAGAGTTTAGTTTGGGCATAAATTCATTGAACCATCTCAGACTTTTTAGGTGGAACCAACTTATTACACATTCTAATAATGTGATGCATCTCTTTGTTGTAGTAGTCATTGTATATTGTTGTGATTGTCTGATTGCCTGCTCCTTCTCTACACTTCTGCCCACACTCCTCCATCCCCCAATTCTACTAATCTCTATGACAGGAGGGACTAAGGGACCAAAGCCTGATTTTTGCTTATCACTGTGTCCTCAGTGCCTCACATGGTACTTGGTATCATTAAGTACTTggtaaatatttggtaaatattgcacaaatggggagtttccattgtggctcagtgggttaagaacctgactagtatccatgaggatgttggttcaatccctggcctcattcagtggattaaggagttGGCATTGCTCCAAGGTGCAGCAttatagatgcagcttggatctgacattgctgtggctgtggcgtaggcctgcggctatggctcaaattagacacctagcctgggaacttccatatgccgtgagtgtggccctaaaaagagctccccccccaaaagaaaacgcAATTGCACAAATGACTGCTTCTTTTTCAGACtggacaattaaaaatatattcttattatgTCCTCACATTTTACCTGGGAATGTGAATATCCAGCTGGTTGGTTTATACTGGATTGGATTGCAAATTAATCATTTAGCAATATGACTTTTattaagccagaaagaaaatattacagtAGTTATTACAGTAGTGTGAATTCGTAGGATGTACCAGATGACCTTGATGGTGCCCCCATTGAGGAAGAGCTTGATGGTGCTCCTCTAGAAGATGTGGATGGAATTCCTATTGATGCTACTCCCATTGATGATCTTGATGGAGTCCCTATAAAAAGTCTTGATGATGATCTTGATGGAGTGCCTTGTAAGTTCAGATTTCAAGCTTATTTAATCTAGCCAATAAGTTTGAGTCCAAAACTCTAATTTCCACACATGCTGATATGGAAAAAGTTTATACCTTCTGAATAAGGTGTCAgtcattaaatttttgttttttatttcggACTTTTCAAAATTCAGATACCCAGTAATACATTTGATTGTGCcaagaaaaagttttctttctggtCATGTTTCTTTTTTGGGACAGTCAGCCTGTTATAATATTAGTGAGTTTCTCTTGTCTTAATTATCAGGCAAAATCTTCAATTGTATGCATAATTCCAGATGCTTGGATTTAtctgttctattttattagtAGTTTTCCTAACGTATAGGCTCAGTTTCCCTGGCTGCCTGAAATCATTTTTGGAAATAGGTGTACATAATCTTTAGTACGTTTGgattatatgttaaaatattgattaatatatgaattttacatttttagttgaatttttttattaaagtatagttgacaatgtgtcaatttctgctgcactgcaaaaTAACTCAGTCATACGTATGTGTACATTCtcttccttatattatcttccatcatggtcaaattctacattttaaacaataattaGATAAAGGTactaaagattttattttctcagttacTCCATTTGCTTGAAATAACCACCTCTGTGGTCTGGTTGGTTGATACATACAGTATTAGTAGTCATAATCTTTGTCCATGACATTAGCATTACTAGTACATGTATGACTTTATTtaactttactttttaataacATAGTGAATACTCATGAGCTCTTTAAGTCATCCTCTAGCTGTCAGGGTTAATGGCTCATCTTTCTTCAGTGGATGCAACTGAAGACTCAAAGAAGAATGAGCCTATATTTAAAGTTGCCCCGTCAAAATGGGAAGCTGTAGATGAATCTGAATTGGAAGCACAGGGTAAGTAAAAGTATAGTAAAtattgaagctttaaaaaaattgagcacTTAAAATTTTACCAAATCATCAGTGTGTATGCTCATGTATGTTTTTCATGTAtgctttccttttgtattttataatgtgATTCAACCTTCAGACTTGGTGTGATCATATTTTATGTCTAGTGACTAAGTTTCATTGTGATTGTTAAAATTTTCTTAGATCCCTCAGTTTGGATGCTTTGAGAGTAATCAGAGAAGTCACTAAAAACCTTTTAGGTTAAGTCACTTTAGTAGAAAATGTAGGTGGGAAGCTGTACCTATTTGGAAATTTACTTAGAGGTTAGTTTCAGAAAAACTAAAGCTTTGTCGCTTCTATAATGCTTGACTTATTAGATGCAGTTTAGACCTGCCTTTCGTACTTGCTTGGACATGTATCCTAGTGCTTATAATCTATAATTGTTCCTTTAATTTTGTAGATTCTAATGAAATCTTACCATCTAGCACAAAAATAAGGATGACATTATTTGTCACTTCAtgaatttgaataaaattatagGGTAGGTGtgaggaaagaaatagatttagtACTTAGAAATGGCTattcaaagaaaagataaatgtagaGAACTTCTGTAATATAAACTCAGTTCTAAAGTTGGGCTTCTGCTGTGCTACTGCAAAAATGCTAATTTACCTTATGGAactacatccttttttttccttcccttcagcTGTAACAACTTCTAAATGGGAGTTATTTGACCAGCATGAAGaatcagaagaagaagaaaatcaaaagtaaGAATCTAAGTTTCGAATATACACAGTTTCTTATTGCACATATACACTCCCTTTTCCGTGAAGAGGTATGCTTAAAATAATTGTGAAGAGGAAAACTTCactcttaaaaaaatttgttaagaggATCATTTTTAGTTCCTCATTGTTTTCCCAGTGAACAAAGAGCTTAGCTTTCTGGCCTTGATGCATCTGGTTTCACTTGGCTTTTGAGTCTTTTTCTAGGTTATTCATTCTCACTTTGTAGTTACAGAATGGTCAACTGCATTTATTTCAAATCTGTCATCAAGTATTGTTTTGGCTCcacaaaaagtgatttttaaaatgtgaatgggAAAGTTATGCTTTTTGGGGGGAATTCTTGTTCATtgctgagaaaaataatgcattacGACCATTCTTTTATGTTATTGAAATGTAAATATCTCAGAAGaactgagaattaaaaaaaatgcttacttTTATTGCATAGAAAGATCATAATTGTGAATTTGCTCTTTGGTAATTATCCCCAATAGTTTTTGAATTTAGCACTGAATATGTTTTAGAAATTCCTGCTCCCAAAATTCTCGTGCAAGTTTATGTTGGTAATTTTTAGGTAGTActtgataccttttaaaatcattgcaaaggaattttttttttaaatagggaaaGATGGCATGAAGAACACAAAGCAGaagtttctgatttaaaaaaactatttattgttttcagatggaagaataaacaaaaatcccTTTGTGTTCCAGCACAATTTGAGCATTTGTTTGGATTTAATAACTAGGTAttagtaggagttccccttgtggcacagtggttaacaaatccaactaagaaccatgaggttgagagttcgatccctggccttgctcagtgggttaacgaactggcattgctgtggctctggcgtaggctggtggctacagctccgattcgacccctagcctgggaacctccatatgctgcgggagctgcccaagaaaatggcaaaaagacaaaaaaaaacccaaaaaacaaaaaacaaaaa
Coding sequences:
- the U2SURP gene encoding U2 snRNP-associated SURP motif-containing protein isoform X4, with the translated sequence MLPCYHHLKTRRILRRNLLALIHRMIEFVVREGPMFEAMIMNREINNPMFRFLFENQTPAHVYYRWKLYSILQGDSPTKWRTEDFRMFKNGSFWRPPPLNPYLHGMSEEQETEAFVEEPSKKGALKEEQRDKLEEILRGLTPRKNDIGDAMVFCLNNAEAAEEIVDCITESLSILKTPLPKKIARLYLVSDVLYNSSAKVANASYYRKFFETKLCQIFSDLNATYRTIQGHLQSENFKQRVMTCFRAWEDWAIYPEPFLIKLQNIFLGLVNIIEEKETEDVPDDLDGAPIEEELDGAPLEDVDGIPIDATPIDDLDGVPIKSLDDDLDGVPLDATEDSKKNEPIFKVAPSKWEAVDESELEAQAVTTSKWELFDQHEESEEEENQNQEEESEDEEDTQSSKSEEHHLYSNPIKEEMTESKFSKYSEMSEEKRAKLREIELKVMKFQDELESGKRPKKPGQSFQEQVEHYRDKLLQREKEKELERERERDKKDKEKLESRSKDKKEKDECTPTRKERKRRHSTSPSPSRSSSGRRVKSPSPKSERSERSERSHKESSRSRSSHKDSPRDVSKKAKRSPSGSRTPKRSRRSRSRSPKKSGKKSRSQSRSPHRSHKKSKKNKH